One window of the Camelina sativa cultivar DH55 chromosome 1, Cs, whole genome shotgun sequence genome contains the following:
- the LOC104709876 gene encoding uncharacterized protein LOC104709876 → MMVLEDYEIQSLNMVDVEFSYLPFDLSVDSPPVVMMNDRQVKNFVAYWRMKNNIRLCVTFKTTVNDRSNIDLNKEPSDSSEGGVDSLHREKQQKIVSKAKPNDCNFITSKDAEVGARSMMVDSMVKKGQYFKSKEALQASLEIFAMKYNFDYRVTKSGTRLWCIRCIDNVCKWCVRAECLEGSTCWKINKYVGSHTCAPSRKTKFGRTPSARTIGNLIKHNYEGVKEGPKPNDIINIMRTENGCELTYSQAWESREYAVNEVRGIPEKSFAKIPNYLHMLKEANPGTHTNYDIDCDGRFKYLFISFGQSIRGFYKKIRKVIVVDGTFLKNKYKGVLLVATAVDGNSNLYPIAFGIADSENDASWEWFLMQLKVVIADDKDLAFVSDRHISIGKMIGKIYPLAKHGICIHHLIGNVVTNYKGRGVAGRLAKASKAYRVAEFDKHFAEICNISPAIGGYLQEADVKKWARCHFLGYRYDINTNNPAESINSALRSPREYPIIPLLDSIREMLTRWFYERRAQSEQQNDPLTIDVEQKISRRIEKGEKFKAYPISQFILQIKGKGVDFIVDLEKRTCSCGKFDTGKLPCRHAIKACFSIGKSLYPYADDVFTTAAWRSLYEETINPIGVPEDEWCVPETVGDVKIVPPETRRGAGRRRKRRYESVEDKIRLSQGAKRRKCGRCGKEGHNRSTCENTI, encoded by the coding sequence ATGATGGTTTTGGAAGACTATGAAATACAGTCTCTAAACATGGTTGATGTGGAATTCAGTTATTTACCCTTTGATCTCAGTGTTGATTCTCCTCCGGTTGTTATGATGAATGATCGCCAAGTGAAAAATTTTGTTGCTTATTGGAGAATGAAGAATAACATACGGTTGTGTGTGACGTTTAAAACCACAGTGAATGATAGAAGTAATATTGATTTGAATAAGGAACCAAGTGATTCAAGTGAGGGAGGCGTTGACAGTCTCCACCGTGAAAAACAGCAAAAAATTGTGAGCAAAGCAAAACCGAATGATTGTAACTTCATAACTTCTAAGGACGCTGAAGTTGGTGCTAGATCTATGATGGTTGATTCTATGGTAAAGAAGGGGCAATATTTCAAAAGCAAGGAAGCTTTACAGGCAAGTTTAGAAATTTTTGCCATGAAGTATAACTTCGATTACAGAGTTACTAAATCTGGTACAAGATTATGGTGTATACGCTGTATTGATAATGTTTGCAAATGGTGTGTTCGTGCTGAGTGCTTAGAAGGGTCTACGTGTTGGAAAATCAACAAGTATGTGGGTAGCCATACTTGTGCTCCTTCAAGGAAAACGAAATTTGGTAGAACACCTTCAGCAAGAACAATCGGGAATCTCATCAAACATAATTATGAAGGTGTCAAGGAGGGACCTAAACCCAATGACATCATTAATATTATGCGTACGGAGAATGGATGTGAGCTAACTTATTCCCAAGCTTGGGAATCTCGTGAGTATGCAGTTAACGAAGTAAGAGGAATCCCAGAGAAAAGTTTTGCTAAGATACCTAACTACTTGCACATGCTAAAAGAGGCGAATCCTGGTACGCATACAAATTATGATATTGATTGTGATGGTAGATTCAAGTATCTATTCATTTCATTTGGTCAATCAATAAGAGGGTTCTACAAGAAAATTCGGAAGGTCATTGTAGTTGACGGAACGTTTTTAAAGAACAAGTACAAAGGAGTTCTACTAGTTGCTACAGCCGTAGATGGTAACTCTAATTTGTATCCAATTGCATTTGGGattgctgattctgagaatgatgcTTCATGGGAGTGGTTTTTAATGCAGCTTAAGGTTGTTATTGCGGATGACAAAGATTTAGCTTTTGTGTCAGATCGACATATATCTATTGGTAAAATGATTGGAAAAATCTACCCGTTGGCTAAACATGGTATTTGCATCCACCACTTGATAGGTAATGTGGTTACAAATTATAAAGGAAGAGGTGTGGCTGGTCGTCTTGCAAAAGCGTCAAAAGCTTATAGAGTTGCTGAGTTTGATAAACATTTTGCGGAAATTTGCAATATCAGTCCGGCGATTGGAGGTTATCTACAGGAGGCTGATGTGAAAAAATGGGCTAGATGTCATTTTCTTGGATATAGATATGACATAAACACCAACAACCCTGCTGAATCAATAAATTCAGCTTTGAGATCACCGAGAGAGTATCCAATCATTCCTTTGTTAGATAgcattagagaaatgttaaccCGCTGGTTTTATGAGCGTAGGGCACAAAGTGAGCAGCAGAACGACCCTTTAACCATTGACGTGGAGCAGAAGATTTCTAGAAGAATAGAGAAGGGTGAAAAGTTTAAAGCTTATCCTATTTCTCAATTCATATTACAGATTAAAGGTAAAGGAGTAGATTTTATTGTTGATTTGGAGAAGAGGACTTGTTCATGTGGAAAGTTCGACACAGGAAAGCTTCCTTGTAGACATGCCATAAAAGCATGTTTTAGTATTGGGAAAAGTCTGTACCCATACGCTGATGATGTGTTCACTACTGCTGCATGGAGATCATTGTACGAGGAAACCATTAATCCTATAGGTGTTCCTGAAGATGAATGGTGTGTTCCCGAAACTGTTGGTGATGTAAAAATTGTACCACCTGAGACAAGAAGAGGAGctggtagaagaagaaaaagaagatacgAATCAGTGGAAGACAAGATAAGATTGTCACAAGGAGCGAAGAGGCGTAAGTGTGGCCGTTGTGGTAAAGAAGGCCACAATAGATCGACATGTGAAAACACGATCTAA
- the LOC104699512 gene encoding histone H1-like: MAEEKIVKKTPAEKKPQKPKTATHPPYFQMIKEALMALKEKNGSSPYVIAKKIEEKHKPSLPENFRKTLSLQLKNSVAKGKLVKIRASYKLVETTKMTTRQQDKEKKDLKKEEREKKKTSRTRSSSTRSKKTMSVNKQEKKRKAKKVRQPKSIKSSAGKKKVMKASAA, encoded by the exons ATGGCTGAAGAGAAGATCGTGAAGAAGACTCCGGCGGAGAAGAAgccacaaaaaccaaaaaccgcCACTCATCCTCCATACTTTCAG ATGATAAAAGAAGCTTTGATGGCTCTTAAAGAGAAGAACGGATCAAGCCCTTACGTTATAGCTAAGAAGATAGAGGAGAAACACAAGCCTTCACTTCCAGAGAATTTTCGTAAAACACTTTCTCTACAGCTTAAAAACTCTGTCGCTAAAGGTAAGCTCGTGAAGATCAGAGCCTCTTACAAGCTCGTAGAGACCACCAAGATGACAACAAGGCAGCAggacaaggagaagaaggatttgaagaaagaggaaagagagaagaagaagacgagtaGGACTAGGTCTTCTTCGACAAGGTCCAAGAAAACTATGTCTGtgaacaaacaagaaaagaagagaaaagcgAAGAAGGTGAGACAGCCTAAGTCCATCAAATCTTCAGCTGGTAAGAAGAAGGTCATGAAAGCTTCCGCTGCTTGA
- the LOC109128282 gene encoding uncharacterized protein LOC109128282, whose translation MSKNPENYSRAFFGYTSVCEDVSNNFSESYNNTINKAREMPLVAMLETIRRQCLVRNEKRRKKAAKHKGKYTPKVAKTIKEEQRYLKYCQVIPCGNGHYEVAEHVHHGFRVDMNAKTCACRRWSMTGIPCRHVLRVIGMRKNLKPEDFVNSDWYLTSRWVAQYNETMRGVNGMYFWRKSGETEIQPPPREPTKGRTKIQKRIKGKNESPKKRKKKAKVVEDVAPPKKIKISRAGIILRCANCSTVGHNTRSCPNLGVHRYKPRKAQGKGPSQASQPSQSSQPSQISLAD comes from the coding sequence ATGTCGAAGAATCCAGAGAACTATAGTCGTGCTTTCTTCGGCTACACATCAGTGTGTGAAGATGTCTCGAATAACTTCTCAGAGTCTTACAACAATACTATCAACAAAGCAAGAGAGATGCCATTGGTAGCAATGTTGGAGACCATAAGGCGACAATGCTTGGTCCgaaatgaaaagagaagaaagaaggctGCAAAGCACAAGGGGAAGTATACTCCGAAAGTGGCCAAGACTATTAAGGAAGAGCAGAGATACTTGAAGTATTGTCAGGTAATCCCCTGCGGTAATGGTCATTATGAGGTGGCAGAACATGTTCATCATGGTTTCAGGGTTGATATGAATGCAAAAACATGTGCATGTAGAAGGTGGAGTATGACAGGAATTCCTTGCCGTCATGTCTTGCGTGTAATTGGGATGAGGAAGAATCTGAAGCCTGAGGATTTTGTTAACTCTGACTGGTATTTGACATCAAGATGGGTGGCTCAATACAATGAGACAATGAGGGGAGTTAATGGTATGTACTTCTGGAGAAAATCGGGTGAAACAGAGATTCAACCACCACCTAGAGAGCCAACTAAAGGGCggacaaagatacaaaaacgAATCAAGGGCAAAAATGAATctccaaagaaaaggaaaaagaaagcaaaggttGTAGAAGATGTCGCTCCACCAAAGAAGATTAAAATTAGCAGAGCAGGAATTATTTTGCGTTGTGCTAACTGTAGCACGGTAGGACATAACACAAGAAGTTGTCCTAATCTTGGGGTCCATCGCTATAAGCCAAGGAAAGCACAAGGGAAAGGTCCAAGTCAAGCAAGTCAACCAAGCCAATCAAGCCAACCATCACAGATTTCACTTGCTGATTAG
- the LOC104709885 gene encoding uncharacterized protein At4g04775-like, producing MYSSSSSGLKASYNRRGQERGIPRKCRCGAVSVIKTSETLKNPGRLFYCCPYGSKENCGHLFKWTDLSMVEEIEEVESVVEKIQVDVGSLEKGLHDVEAEMKSLAMNSNGSEIEGIKAVAQICEKEIGELKAMIVCCEKEIQALRSFKNLIVCSVVMFVVYALIF from the exons ATGTATTCATCATCTAGTTCTG GGTTGAAAGCGAGCTACAATCGTCGTGGACAAGAAAGAGGGATACCTAGAAAATGTAGATGTGGTGCAGTGTCTGTAATCAAAACTTCAGAAACATTGAAGAATCCAGGGAGGTTATTCTATTGTTGTCCTTATGGCTCAAAGGAGAATTGTGGTCATTTGTTCAAATGGACTGACTTATCTATGGTGGAAGAGATTGAAGAGGTTGAGAGTGTTGTTGAGAAGATACAAGTAGATGTGGGAAGCTTAGAGAAAGGCTTACATGATGTGGAAGCTGAGATGAAGAGTCTAGCAATGAATAGCAATGGAAGTGAAATAGAAGGTATAAAAGCTGTTGCACAAATATGTGAGAAGGAGATTGGAGAACTCAAAGCCATGATCGTTTGTTGTGAGAAAGAGATTCAAGCATTACGTAGCTtcaaaaatttgattgtgtGTAGTGTAGTCATGTTTGTTGTATATGCTTTAATCTTTTaa
- the LOC104699513 gene encoding peptidyl-prolyl cis-trans isomerase Pin1, translated as MSSRDQVKASHILIKHQGSRRKASWKDPEGKIIITITREAAVEQLKSIREDIVSGKANFEEVATRVSDCSSAKRGGDLGPFGRGQMQKPFEEATYALKVGDISDIVDTDSGVHIIKRTA; from the exons ATGTCGTCGAGGGATCAAGTCAAGGCGTCGCATATTCTGATTAAGCATCAAGGATCTCGTAGGAAGGCGTCGTGGAAAGATCCAGAAGGTAAGATTATTATAACTATTACTAGAGAAGCCGCCGTCGAGCAGCTCAAATCGATCCGTGAAGATATTGTCTCCGGCAAGGCTAATTTCGAGGAAGTTGCGACTCGTGTTTCTGACTGTAGCTCAGCTAAACGCGGCGGCGATCTCG GTCCCTTTGGTCGAGGTCAAATGCAGAAACCATTTGAGGAAGCTACATATGCACTCAAGGTGGGAGATATAAGCGACATTGTCGACACAGACAGTGGAGTCCACATCATAAAGAGAACAGCTTGA